The Fragaria vesca subsp. vesca linkage group LG2, FraVesHawaii_1.0, whole genome shotgun sequence genome includes a window with the following:
- the LOC101305618 gene encoding uncharacterized protein LOC101305618 has product MKLLECFSLWPYMRLLIVFYLVIPHFDGALYVYKHLICPCLSMDPQIIFSLFKMRKESLVRENFLSEVERYVKENGYEGLEKFISSKSTKSNIDGNLKAVSTMDNDEPNGGQNDIKAVQILVKKKETTANQVSEAEPILTVNKDRSSAMQIKEKTVEVAADRRILETPPSKKVQKELTAVSVLATQTDAKNIEVAADRGILKTLPQKKVQKEWTAISPLPTQTDAKTIEVAAERGILKTPPPKKVQGELTAVCPLPIQTDATFDFPLGGNIHKATYEAVKINNEAKPNLTLTENHTVPTVKINEKPVEVGIGMEHPQSPKQVQKEWTCALCQVTTTCETNLNSHLQGRKHKASYDALKARNQAFVPTIAPASTAKTSDQPNKEPEKSIPSRGLKQKVTSNEHVQAQPKFSPLTKLNKPKEALVDCVSSNGLKGKIAIHLDKVQSQQPKPNSSLWCALCSIRCAGETDMMCHLKGRKHNENEQRQENLIKVAEMNKPRGICDTATGEFDIFW; this is encoded by the exons ATGAAGCTGCTTGAATG CTTCTCCCTCTGGCCATACATGAGGCTGCTGATTGTCTTCTATTTGGTGATACCACATTTTGACGGTGCCTTGTATGTCTATAAACACCTTATCTGTCCATGTCTCTCCATGGATCCTCAAATTATTTTTAGCTTGTTCAAAATGCGGAAGGAGTCCTTGGTGAGAGAAAACTTTCTATCTGAGGTGGAGAGATATGTAAAGGAAAATGGATATGAAGGTTTGGAAAAGTTTATCTCTAGCAAG TCGACGAAATCAAATATTGATGGAAACTTAAAGGCAGTTTCAACCATGGATAATGACGAG CCAAATGGTGGACAGAATGATATCAAAGCTGTGCAGATACTGGTGAAAAAGAAGGAAACAACTGCTAACCAA GTTAGTGAGGCAGAGCCTATTCTCACTGTGAATAAAGATAGATCTTCTGCTATGCAAATAAAAGAAAAAACCGTTGAGGTTGCAGCAGACAGAAGAATTCTGGAGACTCCGCCTTCAAAGAAAGTCCAAAAGGAGTTGACCGCAGTCAGTGTGCTAGCAACTCAAACTGATGCAAAAAACATTGAGGTTGCAGCAGACAGAGGAATTCTGAAGACTCTGCCTCAAAAGAAAGTCCAAAAGGAATGGACTGCAATCAGTCCGTTACCAACTCAAACTGATGCAAAAACCATTGAGGTTGCAGCAGAAAGAGGAATTCTAAAGACTCCGCCTCCAAAGAAAGTCCAAGGGGAGTTGACCGCAGTCTGTCCACTGCCAATTCAAACTGATGCAACTTTTGATTTCCCTCTCGGTGGTAATATACACAAGGCTACATATGAGGCAGTGAAGATAAACAATGAGGCAAAGCCTAATCTCACTCTTACTGAAAACCATACTGTTCCAACTGTGAAAATTAATGAAAAGCCAGTTGAAGTTGGAATAGGTATGGAACATCCCCAGTCACCTAAACAAGTCCAGAAAGAGTGGACTTGTGCTCTCTGTCAGGTAACCACGACATGTGAAACAAATTTGAATTCCCACCTGCAAGGGAGGAAACACAAGGCTTCATATGATGCACTGAAAGCAAGGAACCAGGCATTTGTGCCAACGATTGCCCCAGCTTCAACTGCAAAGACATCTGATCAACCAAATAAGGAGCCAGAAAAGAGTATTCCAAGCAGAGGACTGAAACAAAAAGTTACTTCGAATGAACATGTGCAAGCCCAGCCAAAATTTAGTCCACTTACGAAGCTCAATAAACCGAAAGAGGCGCTAGTAGATTGCGTATCCAGCAATGGCCTGAAGGGGAAAATTGCTATACATCTGGACAAGGTACAAAGTCAACAACCGAAGCCGAATTCCTCTTTGTGGTGCGCACTTTGTAGCATACGCTGCGCTGGTGAGACTGACATGATGTGTCATCTCAAGGGAAGGAAACACAATGAGAATGAACAACGACAAGAGAACCTAATCAAGGTTGCAGAGATGAATAAGCCCCGGGGCATTTGTGATACCGCGACAGGCGAGTTTGACATTTTCTGGTAA